The proteins below come from a single Rickettsiales bacterium genomic window:
- a CDS encoding phosphoenolpyruvate carboxylase — MPIALRDNDADHEIRSIITELNDYTRTSATAHGLLKPNDDWFFNLQPADTASGFMQTATEMAQHTNDPDSCLRVAEYMGANRIVLNALGYFYRASVTPSPQERFETFIREGLRNPDTRDSFLDTLEAARDKMIISIVQTMHPTIYHTKFARERETALTATLEQISETISSGGDTLPLIAQAKSHIDALTTGMVAGEQITPDKPVTVAEENTLDRENHEKMRTTFENVIQDFNTAVQTVAATSERRLTEDQAERLRNVKIDPKQLEYRTWAYAADADGRDKATSIELYRGIYRQVKEGDTEYKSRKRDPRENAKDHMNAVSCLLQVAGQDNPAMEGYLGEFGLSDTRILQELDKQKQQELLRELVATDNHFSSDFHDDMETIKAGTIAFNRMFAEKYPQFLEENGLSPYTDLEALKTMKIKNPSPSEPRFMLQKLCNFIADQEVTVTEGEEPARFRISPHSLTYERDRYHRHSQFFSNKLIKDGSNIRDLTDSERRKLLDVIKRLQVLDHAIDQFGNKVADRYQIANFAGAEDFYSTLLLFKQTGIIAVENGQVTSPKLSIQPLLETAEDQAMAPAMFEKLLEDPLVVSYYRALGNKADIMFGYSDGAKSAGNFASEWSIRQNARKLYDIFAAHGIELQVFHGRGRGDSRGGQFDLGQDQRMMDPALARGMRYDETQQSDLPLAGATSQRFEQDMCASTLTGITTAGWEARRSGDNPPYRQDDRIIDELAATSEQTYKTLIYNSEETRKLLGVIHDNPYKSSRAAARNTQPDSLDKIRAITVEYGFNMVDAPLHYIGTKAALEKYINDHPDGIETLKELYHTHPFFQGMMDKTAQGLIDYNPQVFHAYAEAIGITQWADKCIAELDGMRDLVQQVREQTQVQKLAQGPRANPRQNSSDTITSQAALLEQTPLREEEKKFDKMVHALPIAYTIKNGHIQPITEEHNPFRSNDPKTAKTMLLATFGAACRLPAKMLQTPAQTRARVDGMSVVG; from the coding sequence ATGCCGATTGCCTTAAGGGATAACGATGCAGACCATGAAATCCGCTCCATTATTACTGAACTCAATGACTACACCAGAACCAGCGCTACTGCCCATGGCTTACTAAAGCCAAATGACGACTGGTTCTTTAATCTGCAGCCGGCGGATACGGCTTCAGGCTTCATGCAAACAGCAACAGAAATGGCGCAGCATACAAACGATCCCGACTCATGCCTGAGGGTAGCGGAGTATATGGGCGCAAACAGAATCGTGCTGAATGCGCTGGGTTATTTCTACCGCGCAAGCGTAACACCGTCTCCCCAAGAGCGCTTTGAAACATTTATCCGGGAAGGATTAAGAAATCCGGACACGCGCGACAGCTTTCTCGATACGCTCGAAGCTGCAAGAGATAAGATGATTATCAGCATCGTACAGACGATGCACCCTACCATTTATCATACCAAATTCGCACGCGAGCGGGAAACCGCGCTGACAGCGACGCTTGAGCAGATATCGGAAACGATTTCCAGCGGGGGCGATACGCTTCCTCTTATAGCGCAGGCGAAATCCCATATTGACGCCCTGACAACAGGCATGGTGGCTGGCGAACAGATCACGCCGGATAAACCGGTTACGGTAGCGGAAGAAAATACGCTGGACCGTGAGAATCACGAAAAAATGAGAACGACATTTGAGAACGTGATTCAGGATTTCAACACCGCCGTACAAACAGTTGCTGCAACATCGGAAAGGCGACTGACAGAAGACCAGGCAGAACGGCTTCGAAATGTAAAGATCGATCCGAAACAGTTAGAGTACCGTACCTGGGCTTATGCAGCGGACGCCGATGGCCGTGACAAAGCCACTTCCATCGAGCTCTACCGCGGCATTTACCGCCAGGTAAAAGAAGGTGATACAGAGTATAAAAGCCGCAAGCGCGATCCGCGCGAAAACGCAAAAGATCATATGAATGCCGTTAGCTGCTTGTTGCAGGTGGCTGGGCAGGATAATCCGGCAATGGAGGGTTACCTTGGGGAGTTCGGCCTTTCCGATACGCGTATATTGCAGGAGCTGGATAAGCAAAAGCAGCAGGAACTGCTTAGAGAGTTAGTGGCCACTGACAACCACTTCAGCTCCGACTTCCATGACGACATGGAAACGATTAAGGCAGGCACCATCGCTTTCAATCGTATGTTTGCAGAAAAATACCCGCAATTTTTGGAGGAAAATGGATTATCTCCTTATACGGATCTCGAAGCACTGAAGACAATGAAGATCAAAAATCCTTCTCCGTCCGAACCGCGCTTCATGCTGCAGAAGCTCTGCAATTTTATCGCTGATCAGGAAGTCACCGTAACCGAAGGGGAAGAACCGGCCAGATTCAGAATATCGCCCCACTCGCTTACCTATGAACGGGATCGTTATCATCGTCATAGCCAGTTCTTCAGCAATAAGCTCATCAAAGACGGTAGTAATATACGGGATCTCACGGACTCGGAGCGGCGCAAATTGCTCGACGTTATCAAGCGCCTGCAGGTACTGGACCATGCGATTGATCAGTTCGGCAACAAAGTAGCCGATCGTTATCAGATAGCTAATTTCGCTGGAGCAGAAGACTTTTACTCCACGCTCCTGCTGTTCAAACAGACGGGCATCATTGCCGTGGAAAACGGACAGGTTACCTCTCCCAAGCTTTCCATCCAGCCGCTGCTTGAAACGGCAGAAGATCAGGCAATGGCTCCCGCCATGTTCGAGAAACTGCTCGAAGATCCGCTGGTCGTCAGTTACTACCGGGCTCTGGGTAACAAAGCCGATATCATGTTCGGTTACAGTGACGGCGCAAAGAGTGCGGGCAATTTTGCTTCCGAATGGAGCATCCGTCAGAATGCCCGCAAGCTCTACGACATTTTTGCTGCGCATGGTATAGAGCTGCAGGTATTTCATGGACGCGGGCGCGGAGATAGCCGCGGCGGTCAGTTCGATCTGGGGCAGGATCAGCGCATGATGGACCCGGCGCTGGCCAGAGGCATGCGGTATGACGAAACCCAGCAAAGCGATCTGCCCCTGGCTGGTGCAACATCACAAAGATTTGAACAGGATATGTGCGCAAGTACCCTGACCGGCATTACCACAGCCGGGTGGGAAGCGCGCAGGTCAGGTGACAATCCCCCCTATCGCCAAGACGATCGGATTATAGACGAACTCGCAGCCACCTCCGAACAGACATACAAGACATTGATATATAACTCGGAGGAAACACGTAAACTCCTTGGCGTCATTCATGATAATCCCTACAAATCCTCACGCGCCGCTGCACGGAACACTCAACCGGACAGCCTCGATAAGATCCGTGCCATTACGGTGGAATACGGCTTTAATATGGTGGATGCACCATTGCATTATATAGGTACAAAGGCAGCGCTGGAAAAATATATCAATGACCACCCGGATGGCATCGAAACGCTCAAGGAACTGTACCATACACACCCGTTTTTCCAAGGAATGATGGACAAGACAGCCCAAGGGCTTATTGACTACAACCCACAGGTATTTCATGCTTATGCGGAAGCGATCGGCATTACCCAATGGGCAGATAAATGTATTGCGGAGCTTGACGGAATGCGCGACCTGGTTCAGCAGGTACGGGAGCAAACGCAGGTACAAAAGCTCGCACAGGGACCAAGAGCGAATCCGCGGCAGAACTCTTCCGATACGATAACTTCGCAGGCAGCCCTTCTGGAACAGACTCCGCTACGGGAAGAAGAAAAGAAGTTCGACAAAATGGTGCACGCACTTCCCATTGCCTATACAATAAAAAACGGCCATATACAGCCTATTACAGAAGAGCATAATCCATTTAGATCGAACGACCCCAAAACGGCTAAGACCATGCTTCTTGCCACCTTCGGGGCCGCATGCCGCCTGCCGGCAAAGATGCTCCAGACACCGGCACAGACAAGGGCAAGAGTTGACGGCATGTCTGTGGTGGGGTAA
- a CDS encoding bifunctional 2-C-methyl-D-erythritol 4-phosphate cytidylyltransferase/2-C-methyl-D-erythritol 2,4-cyclodiphosphate synthase, whose amino-acid sequence MNKSAIALIVAAGESRRAGGTLPKQYQMLEGKSLLRRSAEAFLRHPGISGVRVVINPAHLAYYQAHTAGLDLLPPINGGATRQQSVALGLASLADNPPEYVLVHDAARPNVSGAVITRILSALAETPAAIPALPVFDTLKHVEENRIIGTVERQKLFRAQTPQGFHYKEIYAAHRECEGYECTDDAAVAEHAGVEVKIVPGSEHNYKVTTKEDLEDARILLAAASETRIGTGFDAHRLTADESKKYVTLCGIQIASELALAGHSDADVGLHALVDAILGSIGAGDIGQHFPPSDPKWKGADSSQFVTHACSLLKQKHGRIINADITLICERPHISPHRAAMVTHVAKLLEVEESRISIKATTTEKMGFTGRGEGIAAQAAVSVKLPTAQDRE is encoded by the coding sequence ATGAACAAATCCGCTATAGCGTTAATTGTCGCCGCCGGGGAAAGCAGACGCGCCGGGGGCACCCTTCCCAAACAATACCAGATGCTGGAAGGCAAAAGCCTGCTGCGCAGAAGCGCGGAAGCATTCCTGCGCCACCCGGGCATCTCCGGCGTGCGGGTTGTCATCAATCCTGCCCATCTGGCCTATTATCAGGCCCATACGGCAGGCCTCGATCTGCTGCCTCCGATTAATGGCGGGGCCACGCGTCAGCAATCGGTTGCGCTGGGACTAGCAAGCCTTGCGGATAATCCGCCCGAATATGTGTTGGTGCACGACGCCGCGCGACCGAACGTCTCCGGTGCAGTCATTACGCGAATACTGAGCGCCCTGGCGGAAACGCCTGCGGCCATCCCTGCCCTGCCGGTCTTCGATACGCTTAAACATGTCGAGGAAAACCGTATTATCGGCACGGTTGAACGCCAGAAACTGTTCCGCGCGCAAACACCGCAGGGTTTTCACTACAAAGAGATATACGCCGCGCACCGCGAATGCGAAGGCTACGAATGCACGGATGACGCTGCCGTGGCGGAACATGCGGGAGTGGAAGTGAAGATCGTGCCCGGTTCGGAGCATAACTATAAGGTGACGACGAAGGAAGATCTGGAAGACGCGCGCATCCTGCTCGCAGCAGCGTCGGAAACCCGTATTGGCACTGGGTTTGACGCACATCGTCTCACCGCAGACGAGAGCAAGAAATACGTCACGTTGTGCGGCATTCAGATTGCATCCGAACTGGCGCTGGCAGGTCACTCCGATGCAGATGTCGGCTTGCATGCGCTGGTGGACGCCATTCTGGGCAGCATTGGCGCAGGCGATATCGGTCAGCATTTTCCGCCCTCCGACCCGAAATGGAAAGGTGCGGATTCATCGCAATTCGTCACCCATGCTTGCAGCCTGCTAAAACAGAAACACGGCCGCATCATCAACGCAGATATCACCCTGATCTGCGAACGCCCGCATATTTCGCCTCATCGCGCTGCTATGGTTACGCATGTCGCAAAACTGCTGGAAGTAGAAGAATCTAGAATCAGCATCAAAGCAACGACTACAGAGAAAATGGGATTCACCGGACGCGGCGAAGGCATTGCGGCACAGGCTGCAGTGAGTGTTAAACTGCCCACCGCACAGGACCGCGAATGA
- a CDS encoding phosphatidylglycerophosphatase A, translating to MSGPLPLSHPAKLLGTWFGAGLSPKAPGTCGSIAALPFAWLIQVYFGNTGLFAAASSAFMVGWWVCHVYLKHTDTKDPQEMVIDEVSGQWLLLSFMPHTVIAYAVGLALFRFFDALKPWPIRVADRKIGGGFGVMFDDILAALYPLAIFFIIQQAGYGDRILQLIER from the coding sequence ATGAGCGGGCCGCTCCCTTTATCGCATCCCGCCAAGCTGCTTGGCACCTGGTTCGGTGCTGGACTTTCGCCCAAAGCTCCCGGCACATGTGGCTCTATCGCTGCTCTGCCCTTTGCCTGGCTCATTCAGGTTTATTTCGGTAATACTGGCTTGTTCGCAGCGGCCAGCAGCGCTTTCATGGTCGGCTGGTGGGTCTGTCATGTTTACCTGAAACATACGGACACGAAAGATCCGCAGGAAATGGTAATTGACGAAGTATCCGGCCAATGGCTACTGCTGTCTTTCATGCCGCATACCGTTATCGCATATGCGGTGGGACTGGCACTGTTTCGCTTTTTCGATGCACTAAAGCCATGGCCTATACGCGTAGCAGACCGCAAAATCGGCGGCGGCTTCGGCGTGATGTTCGATGACATACTCGCCGCTCTTTATCCACTAGCCATCTTTTTCATCATTCAACAAGCAGGCTACGGAGACCGCATCTTGCAGCTAATTGAAAGATAA
- a CDS encoding aminotransferase class I/II-fold pyridoxal phosphate-dependent enzyme, whose amino-acid sequence MANISDTPDIARTVEAAYDAYINQYYATQKGIPSIPGYRQTFGDTRYSIESPYPRREEGNSAPVANLSMLRNAVIGSISGGQPVPEGAFWDMLKSSEEAGELSSTQASTLATAFMQWSYDHTSDTHAALVNLLTETFPDSRYNASERLRIEIERLLIPGVPQETAPYNNTIAVNIDGSSPTIQAVALEHITPNTNVILPVPFYFGYPLVADYLNAPLLTIDTQDSHYKLTPQALEETIKAGNVKPGDWLIFTNPDNLTMSPYSQEELQALAVIMAKYELNILSDELYANVGTGEHCSLTSIQAHDPNGYKLADHIITVSGNSKQIDSNHKFGVACGPPHMMGNIQRHLDQSQFMIDERSADIHANTLALITPEVRRKEQEAIAASYRVTAQTIEEINAALGQDALVLNGSSNGHLATLSLSPKLLARSGITNSADLQQYILATTGISTHPLDMMGIEAPIVRINTTQFARNPEAIKQRLSNMAREIENDEGPPIGTVRAAFANLVRQQGRTYS is encoded by the coding sequence ATGGCTAACATTTCCGATACTCCTGATATTGCTCGCACAGTAGAAGCAGCCTATGATGCTTATATAAACCAATATTACGCTACTCAAAAAGGTATTCCCAGCATCCCGGGTTATCGTCAAACATTTGGGGATACACGCTACAGCATTGAATCTCCTTATCCACGACGCGAAGAAGGAAACTCTGCACCGGTCGCCAACTTAAGCATGCTTAGAAATGCTGTTATCGGAAGTATTTCCGGAGGCCAGCCAGTACCGGAAGGAGCTTTTTGGGATATGCTGAAGTCAAGCGAAGAAGCTGGTGAATTAAGCAGCACGCAGGCTTCCACTCTTGCTACAGCCTTTATGCAATGGAGCTATGACCATACCTCGGATACCCATGCTGCGCTGGTGAATCTGCTTACCGAAACGTTTCCCGACAGTCGGTATAACGCATCTGAGCGCTTACGAATAGAGATAGAAAGACTCCTGATACCCGGCGTACCGCAGGAAACTGCCCCATATAATAATACGATAGCAGTAAATATCGATGGCTCCTCACCAACTATCCAAGCCGTTGCATTAGAACATATCACTCCCAACACGAATGTAATTCTCCCCGTACCGTTTTATTTCGGTTATCCACTGGTCGCAGACTATCTCAATGCCCCCTTATTAACAATTGATACGCAAGACAGTCATTACAAACTCACCCCACAAGCATTGGAGGAAACGATTAAGGCTGGCAATGTAAAGCCGGGAGATTGGCTGATCTTTACCAATCCGGACAATCTCACCATGTCTCCCTATTCACAGGAAGAACTACAGGCACTTGCCGTCATCATGGCAAAATACGAGCTGAATATTCTGTCGGATGAGTTATATGCTAATGTAGGCACCGGCGAACATTGCTCACTGACAAGCATTCAGGCACACGACCCTAACGGCTACAAATTGGCCGACCATATCATTACAGTAAGCGGTAATTCAAAACAGATAGATAGCAATCATAAATTCGGGGTTGCCTGTGGCCCCCCTCATATGATGGGAAATATTCAGCGGCATTTAGACCAGTCACAGTTTATGATAGACGAACGCTCTGCCGATATACACGCCAATACCCTCGCTTTAATTACTCCCGAAGTACGCCGCAAAGAGCAGGAAGCCATTGCAGCATCCTATCGCGTTACAGCTCAAACCATTGAAGAAATCAATGCAGCTTTAGGGCAAGATGCACTCGTATTAAACGGCTCCTCTAACGGACACCTGGCCACCCTTTCACTCTCACCTAAACTCCTTGCCAGAAGCGGAATTACCAATAGCGCGGATCTACAGCAGTATATACTTGCAACAACAGGAATTTCCACGCACCCTTTAGATATGATGGGCATCGAAGCACCGATCGTACGCATCAACACAACTCAATTTGCTAGAAATCCTGAAGCTATAAAACAAAGGCTATCCAATATGGCAAGAGAGATAGAAAATGATGAAGGGCCGCCAATAGGAACGGTGCGAGCAGCATTTGCAAATCTTGTCCGCCAGCAAGGAAGGACATATTCATGA
- a CDS encoding MCP four helix bundle domain-containing protein, producing the protein MKNLRISKKIALLMGVLILMNVGLVIKLIYAMDAVNAQSTDIVTNWLPSIRILGQINADTREVRILQLRHAGTTDNAAMQATENEMAQNTSKLSQHLADYEKTINSKEEQELYNSFKAKWAAYMQQQDAFLALSRSNKNEEAHALLMGTMRKDFRDALDSLEKDIELNNKGASEASAQGDRIFDKEKLDSEIISVIALAIAALITYALTSNIATPIVSLQKYMQLLQQGDYDKEVPLSDRRDEVGAMATSIEDFRKSLIANREMTRQQQEEAKRKLERQARVETLVKEFDTNASNAVATVASAATELSQVATDMAAMASQTNTQAKNVATASNQTSGTVQSVATATEELSASVKDISKQVAFSATMIRDATSEAQNANIISKELVDAAHSISAVTEMIENIAGQINLLALNATIESARAGEAGKGFAVVASEVKNLATQTGKATEDIHSKLGNMRQMTENVASALLKLTGSIEKVNDVSGNIAAAVEEQTAVTHEIATNMNTTAAAVEQINNNIGGIRQSAETNSATTQQILSASGLLSKQAENLSTQVRLFLDGIKAA; encoded by the coding sequence ATGAAAAATCTGCGGATAAGCAAAAAAATAGCCCTTTTAATGGGAGTGCTCATCCTCATGAATGTGGGGCTGGTCATCAAACTCATTTACGCCATGGATGCCGTGAACGCCCAAAGCACGGACATTGTGACGAACTGGCTTCCCAGCATCCGTATTTTAGGACAGATTAACGCCGATACGCGCGAAGTTCGCATATTGCAACTGCGCCACGCAGGCACAACGGACAACGCAGCCATGCAGGCAACTGAAAATGAAATGGCGCAGAATACCTCAAAGCTGAGCCAGCATCTGGCCGACTACGAGAAAACCATAAACAGCAAGGAAGAACAGGAGCTTTATAACAGTTTCAAAGCGAAGTGGGCTGCCTATATGCAACAGCAGGATGCCTTCCTTGCTCTTTCCAGAAGCAACAAGAATGAAGAGGCGCACGCATTACTTATGGGCACAATGCGAAAAGATTTCCGGGATGCCTTAGATTCATTGGAGAAGGATATCGAACTGAATAATAAGGGAGCAAGCGAAGCAAGCGCACAAGGGGATCGCATATTCGATAAGGAAAAACTGGACTCCGAAATTATCTCTGTTATTGCCCTGGCCATTGCAGCTCTCATTACCTATGCCTTAACCAGCAACATCGCGACCCCCATCGTGAGTCTGCAAAAATACATGCAATTGCTGCAGCAGGGTGACTATGACAAGGAAGTCCCCTTAAGTGACCGCAGGGATGAAGTCGGCGCTATGGCCACTTCCATAGAAGATTTCCGCAAAAGCCTGATTGCGAACCGTGAAATGACGCGGCAGCAGCAGGAGGAAGCAAAACGCAAACTTGAGCGCCAGGCGCGCGTGGAAACTCTAGTCAAAGAATTCGACACGAATGCCTCCAATGCCGTAGCCACCGTAGCTTCGGCTGCTACGGAATTATCGCAGGTGGCAACGGACATGGCCGCTATGGCTTCGCAGACCAACACTCAGGCCAAAAACGTCGCTACCGCTTCCAATCAGACTTCGGGTACAGTCCAGTCTGTGGCAACAGCCACGGAAGAGCTCTCCGCCTCTGTGAAGGATATTTCCAAACAGGTAGCCTTTTCGGCCACCATGATACGTGATGCCACTTCAGAAGCGCAGAATGCAAATATCATCTCGAAAGAGCTGGTGGATGCCGCACACTCCATCAGCGCCGTAACGGAGATGATCGAAAATATCGCCGGACAGATCAATCTGCTTGCATTGAATGCCACCATTGAGTCCGCACGCGCCGGCGAAGCCGGAAAGGGATTCGCTGTCGTCGCAAGCGAAGTAAAGAACCTCGCCACACAGACAGGCAAGGCAACGGAAGATATTCACAGCAAGCTTGGCAATATGCGGCAGATGACCGAAAATGTCGCGAGCGCACTGCTCAAGCTGACCGGCTCCATTGAGAAAGTGAACGATGTCTCCGGCAATATCGCGGCGGCGGTAGAAGAACAAACTGCCGTAACCCATGAGATAGCCACTAATATGAATACCACTGCAGCGGCCGTGGAACAGATCAATAACAATATCGGTGGCATCCGGCAATCCGCGGAAACCAATTCCGCTACTACACAGCAAATCCTCTCTGCTTCCGGATTGCTTTCCAAACAGGCGGAGAATCTTAGCACACAGGTCCGCCTGTTCCTCGATGGCATCAAAGCGGCCTGA
- a CDS encoding response regulator, with the protein MLQESHTATPETNTTAYTHFHTLPQEDILNIFLVEDVRSDALLTRIALDSTDIPFLLTKVTRGDEALSRLCVNRVCRPAELPDLILLDLELPGMDGFEILEELAKSAASLRSIPIVILTAHRQFEYIRSCYPLYVMSYIKKPCDRAQMREILQKVCRLKYGSYATY; encoded by the coding sequence ATGCTACAGGAATCTCATACCGCCACGCCTGAAACCAATACGACCGCTTATACCCATTTCCATACTCTGCCGCAGGAAGATATCCTGAATATTTTTCTGGTCGAAGATGTACGTTCGGATGCATTGCTGACTCGCATAGCGCTCGATTCCACCGATATTCCGTTTCTGCTGACCAAAGTGACGCGCGGCGATGAAGCTCTGTCACGGCTTTGCGTCAATCGTGTCTGCCGCCCGGCAGAACTTCCGGATCTCATATTGCTTGACCTGGAGCTGCCGGGAATGGATGGATTTGAGATATTGGAAGAGCTTGCGAAAAGCGCGGCTTCCTTGCGCTCCATTCCAATCGTCATTCTCACGGCACACCGTCAGTTTGAATATATCCGAAGCTGTTACCCGCTATATGTGATGTCTTACATCAAGAAACCGTGCGATAGGGCGCAAATGCGGGAGATACTGCAGAAAGTATGCCGGTTGAAATATGGCAGCTATGCAACGTATTGA
- a CDS encoding response regulator — MTGIPLKRILLVEDSKSDVLLIKRNLRNALFGEPIEVIDVPRMADALEQIKEKAFDLIILDLSLPDIEGSASVAALSAYARSVPVIVHTGTQSMKAKEEAIMCGARQFLIKDKESPLSFRLRIQQALENA, encoded by the coding sequence ATGACAGGCATTCCGCTTAAGCGTATACTGCTCGTTGAAGACAGTAAGAGCGATGTTCTGCTCATTAAGAGAAATCTCCGTAATGCTTTATTTGGCGAACCGATTGAGGTTATCGATGTGCCGCGTATGGCCGATGCACTCGAGCAAATCAAGGAAAAAGCTTTCGATCTTATCATACTGGACCTGAGCCTGCCTGATATCGAAGGCAGTGCAAGCGTGGCCGCGCTCAGCGCATATGCCCGGTCTGTGCCTGTCATTGTCCATACGGGGACGCAGAGCATGAAAGCGAAGGAAGAGGCAATTATGTGCGGTGCGCGCCAGTTCCTTATCAAAGACAAGGAAAGTCCGTTATCGTTCAGGTTACGTATTCAACAGGCGTTGGAAAACGCTTAG
- a CDS encoding diguanylate cyclase response regulator has product MHVDKLTDKLKVLLIEDSKGDAVLIERSLKRALPEIAKIAKASYLGEALDILAAQDFDVALLDRSLPDTEEFDGLKSLQNMAPQLPIIFLTAYKDEKSALEAIENGAQDYLFKDSMDGHSIKRAIQYALMRKKFESVLITRANFDALTGLANRTLFESRLDMALARMKRHGGYVAVMFLDLDGFKQVNDRLGHAVGDLLLREVGRRIASGLREYDTAARFGGDEFAVLLENLPHPEHSETVAQKIIAQIDKPFSLSGSAVDIGISIGIAVCDKTHLQKGRSLIAQADSAMYEAKAEAGSAWRVYSGEARARIKKAT; this is encoded by the coding sequence ATGCATGTCGACAAACTGACGGATAAATTGAAAGTATTGCTGATTGAAGATTCCAAGGGCGATGCTGTATTGATTGAGCGTAGCCTGAAACGCGCCTTGCCGGAGATTGCGAAAATAGCGAAGGCTTCCTATCTGGGAGAGGCGCTGGATATCCTTGCTGCGCAGGATTTCGACGTGGCCCTGTTGGATCGTTCCCTGCCGGATACAGAAGAGTTTGATGGCTTAAAAAGCCTGCAGAATATGGCACCGCAGCTGCCGATCATTTTCCTAACTGCCTACAAGGATGAAAAGAGCGCGCTGGAAGCCATCGAAAACGGAGCACAGGATTACCTGTTCAAGGACTCCATGGATGGGCACTCCATCAAGCGGGCGATTCAATATGCGCTTATGCGTAAGAAATTCGAGAGCGTCCTGATTACGCGCGCCAATTTCGATGCGCTGACGGGGCTTGCCAACCGGACGCTGTTTGAAAGCAGGTTGGACATGGCGCTGGCGAGGATGAAACGTCACGGCGGATATGTTGCAGTCATGTTCCTGGATTTGGATGGGTTCAAGCAGGTCAATGACAGGCTGGGTCATGCTGTGGGTGACCTGCTGCTGCGGGAAGTTGGAAGGCGCATTGCCTCGGGTTTACGCGAATATGACACGGCTGCGCGTTTCGGCGGGGATGAATTTGCCGTATTGCTGGAAAACCTGCCGCATCCCGAGCATAGCGAAACAGTGGCGCAGAAAATTATCGCGCAGATCGACAAACCTTTTTCCCTTTCAGGAAGCGCAGTCGATATCGGAATCAGCATCGGCATTGCGGTATGCGATAAAACGCATCTTCAGAAAGGCCGCTCGCTTATAGCCCAGGCAGACAGCGCCATGTATGAAGCCAAGGCAGAGGCCGGAAGCGCATGGCGGGTTTATTCGGGAGAAGCCAGAGCACGTATTAAGAAAGCGACATGA
- a CDS encoding ATP-binding protein codes for MERLMTSPRDAEAVAAEFKDYAYSVSHDLSAPVRAMVEFSHILSTEHTAGLSANAKEYLSIIIDNGKKLQAMMDGLLAYSRLNTAARPFAMVDCNYVLAESVSALASKIKAAGAEINIAHLPSFSGDETQLVQLFTVLLDNALTYRRRDSALQISVSAERVGEQWKITVADNGIGIAARHQQRIFRFFQRLHTDEEYPGVGMGLALAHKIMQRHCGDIACVPDYSPGAAFYVLFPAIANTGQG; via the coding sequence ATGGAACGTCTGATGACTTCGCCGCGTGATGCGGAAGCCGTTGCCGCCGAATTCAAGGATTATGCCTATAGCGTCTCGCATGATCTGAGCGCGCCGGTTCGAGCCATGGTTGAATTTTCCCATATCCTGTCTACGGAACATACTGCAGGATTAAGCGCAAATGCGAAGGAGTATCTTTCGATCATTATCGATAATGGAAAAAAGCTGCAGGCTATGATGGATGGTTTGCTTGCCTACTCGCGGCTTAATACGGCCGCCCGGCCGTTTGCCATGGTGGATTGCAATTACGTTCTGGCAGAGAGCGTCAGTGCTTTAGCGAGTAAGATAAAAGCGGCAGGTGCGGAAATAAATATTGCACATCTTCCTTCTTTCTCCGGCGATGAAACACAGCTCGTTCAACTGTTCACGGTATTGCTGGATAATGCTTTGACTTACCGGCGCAGAGATAGTGCCCTGCAGATTTCCGTTTCGGCGGAGCGGGTGGGGGAACAATGGAAAATAACCGTAGCCGATAACGGCATCGGGATTGCAGCCAGGCATCAGCAAAGGATTTTTCGCTTCTTCCAGCGGCTGCATACGGATGAAGAATATCCTGGAGTCGGCATGGGGCTTGCGCTGGCGCATAAGATTATGCAGCGGCATTGCGGCGATATCGCCTGCGTACCGGATTATTCGCCGGGCGCTGCTTTTTATGTTTTGTTTCCTGCTATTGCTAACACTGGCCAAGGGTAG